The DNA segment GAGATACTACCGCAGGAGACGATAGGTTTCGCGGTCTGTTCGGCAATCCAGCACCTTCGCCTCACGGCAGATACCCGTCCGCATACTCGAGGAACCGCTCCACGACGGCCGTCGAGTAGGGGCCTTCCTCATACGCTGTCGCGAGGGTCAGGCGGTCGCGGAAGGTGGAGGCGATCAGCAAAAACCCGTACGGCCAGCAGGTGCAGGGGTGGTACTGGATGTCCTGGATATCGAGCGCCGCACCGCCCTTTCCGGGGATGGGGAGGTAATCGCCGGGGTCGAAGACACCGAGATTCGAGAAGACCGGGTTCTTGTTGCCGGACGTGCGGTAGCGCTCGATCATCCCGTCGAAGAACGTCCGCACCGCCGGCATCCCGCCCGCCATGATCTCCTCGTAGAAGAGGATGGCCGCAATGCCGGGACTTCCCACCTTCCGGCGGGCCGTTATCGCCGTCACCCGGCCGATGATATCCTCGAGCCGGCCCCCCTCCCCGGAGGAGAGGGTGACCTCGTAGGCGATGGAGAGGTTCGTGAGCGGAGCGTCCTCGTAGAGGCCGGGATACCTCCTCCGCAGGTCGGCCGAGGTCAGGAGCGACCGGGGCTCCTCCCGGTCAGCGTGTTCGCCCCGGATCTTCTGGAACGCAAGGAAGAACGCACCGATAAGGACGTCGTTCACTGTGGCCCCGTGCTCCTTCCCGAACGCCTTTATGCGCCCGAGTCGTTCGGGGGAAAGCGTCCGGGAGGCCACCCGGGGCGTTCCCCTCCCGGTTTGCTCGCTTGGGAAGCGCCACCGGTCGATGAATGGTTCCTCCTCCGCGAGCGCCTGCCGCCGCTCTTCATCGGAATAGAGCGCAAGAACCCTGTCCGTGCTCCGCTCGTAAGGGGCGCGGGGGGCCGGCCGGAAGTCCGGGTCGTCCGCGATTCCCCGGTAGGCCGCAAAGAGGTCCCGGGCAAGGGTGAGGGCGCCGGTGGCGTCGCAGAAGCCGTGGTGGCAGGTGACGGCCACGGTATCCCCCTCTTCCCTCCGGTAGAGGTTGACCCGCACCTGCGGCCCGGAGCGGACGTCGAGCGGCGCCGGTGGCGCGTGGAGGGGCTCGTCCCCGCCGGCCGGGACGAGGACGAATGCCCCGTCCCACCGTTCCTCCGGGATCTCTTCCCAGACCGGCTGTCCGTCAACCTCCGCGAACCTCGACCGGAGGTAGGGATCGGACGCAACGAGCCTCATCGTCGCCGCCCTCATGGCCCCCGCGTCGACTTCACCGTCGAGCGTGAAGACGACGTGCATCGTCGGATCGTAGATGCGCTCGAAGTAGACGTTGAAGACGTCGAAGGCCGGCGCGGGATGGCGGATTGGCGGGGCAGACATCATCTTAACCATCTCCCGGTTGTGGGATAACTGCTTTCTTATTCAGCACTCTCTCGTGCGGGAGCGACCGTGCTACTCCAGTACCCTCCGGACGGCGGCCTCCCAGATCCGGTGCGCCTCGTCCCGTTCGAGTCCTGCCGCCGATCCCATCCTGATCCCGAGAATGACGGAGATGATGATCCTTGCAGAGAGGTCCGTATCGAGGTCGCTGGAGAGGTTTCCTGCGGCTTTTTCTTCTTCGAGAACCGCAGTGAGGAGATCGTGGATGGCCCGGTAATTCTTCCCGACAGCATCACGGAGGGAGTCGTCTCGCACGGCACCGGCGAAGAGTTCGATGATCGCTTTCATTCCCGTTTCGTCTTCGGGGTAGATAACGCGATCAAAGATCGCGGAGAACATGTCCTCGGGCGTATTTTCTGAGCAGGCATCATGCAGGTTCTCCGAGAGCCGGGACCGGATGTAGGCGAGGGCGGAAGAGATCAGGTCGTCCCTGCTCTTGACGTAGAGATAGAGCGTCGCACGCGAGATGCCGAGCCTGGCGGCGACGTCCTCCATCTTCAGGTTGGAGAACCCTTTCTCGTCCACCTCGGCTATCGCGGCCTCGATGATCCTGCGCCTCGCTTCGTCTTTATACTCGGGCACGACCTTCGGCATGATACTAACACGTGTGTCAGTAATCTTATATACGATCGATCCGTATTCTGAATAGTGACACAAGTGTCAAAAACAATTACTCTGGTGTCAGAATACTGGGGCCCGCGGCAGGACCCGGATGCCTGCCGTAAGGAGTCTTCGGACGAGAACGGCGATCTCGTGCTCTTCGAGGCCCTGGTCCGGGAATACTGCGGGATAGGGTTCTTCGAGT comes from the Methanoculleus marisnigri JR1 genome and includes:
- a CDS encoding condensation domain-containing protein; the protein is MMSAPPIRHPAPAFDVFNVYFERIYDPTMHVVFTLDGEVDAGAMRAATMRLVASDPYLRSRFAEVDGQPVWEEIPEERWDGAFVLVPAGGDEPLHAPPAPLDVRSGPQVRVNLYRREEGDTVAVTCHHGFCDATGALTLARDLFAAYRGIADDPDFRPAPRAPYERSTDRVLALYSDEERRQALAEEEPFIDRWRFPSEQTGRGTPRVASRTLSPERLGRIKAFGKEHGATVNDVLIGAFFLAFQKIRGEHADREEPRSLLTSADLRRRYPGLYEDAPLTNLSIAYEVTLSSGEGGRLEDIIGRVTAITARRKVGSPGIAAILFYEEIMAGGMPAVRTFFDGMIERYRTSGNKNPVFSNLGVFDPGDYLPIPGKGGAALDIQDIQYHPCTCWPYGFLLIASTFRDRLTLATAYEEGPYSTAVVERFLEYADGYLP
- a CDS encoding TetR/AcrR family transcriptional regulator gives rise to the protein MPKVVPEYKDEARRRIIEAAIAEVDEKGFSNLKMEDVAARLGISRATLYLYVKSRDDLISSALAYIRSRLSENLHDACSENTPEDMFSAIFDRVIYPEDETGMKAIIELFAGAVRDDSLRDAVGKNYRAIHDLLTAVLEEEKAAGNLSSDLDTDLSARIIISVILGIRMGSAAGLERDEAHRIWEAAVRRVLE